In Paraburkholderia flava, one genomic interval encodes:
- a CDS encoding alpha/beta hydrolase, with amino-acid sequence MTHLLKKSMSALLIGGALFAATAQAATPQDLKGKNIVLVHGAFADGSSWAKVVPILEAHGAHVVAVQNPLSSLQDDVAATKRAIDAQDGPVVLVGHSWAGVVITEAGNDPKVESLVYVAAFAPDSGQSINDILKDKPAPAWASQLKKDSGGFLTLSTDAVIHQFAQDVPESEARVIAATQGPWSSDALGQKVTTASWHSKPSAFVIADRDHMIDPHLQAAMAKDIGATVTHVDSSHVAMVSHPAVVAAAIIAEAKKAH; translated from the coding sequence GTGACACATCTCCTCAAGAAAAGTATGTCCGCACTGCTGATCGGCGGCGCGCTCTTCGCCGCTACCGCGCAGGCCGCTACGCCGCAGGATCTGAAAGGCAAGAACATCGTGCTGGTTCACGGTGCGTTTGCCGACGGTTCCAGCTGGGCCAAGGTCGTGCCGATCCTCGAAGCGCACGGCGCGCACGTCGTCGCGGTGCAGAACCCGCTGTCGTCGCTGCAGGACGACGTCGCGGCGACGAAGCGCGCGATCGATGCACAGGATGGTCCGGTCGTGCTGGTCGGCCATTCGTGGGCTGGCGTCGTGATCACCGAAGCGGGTAACGATCCGAAGGTCGAGTCGCTCGTGTATGTCGCGGCGTTCGCGCCGGACAGCGGCCAGTCGATCAACGACATCCTGAAGGACAAGCCGGCGCCTGCATGGGCGTCGCAGCTGAAGAAGGATTCGGGCGGCTTTCTGACGCTGTCCACCGATGCGGTGATCCATCAGTTCGCGCAGGACGTGCCCGAGTCGGAAGCACGCGTGATCGCCGCGACGCAGGGACCGTGGTCGTCGGATGCGCTGGGTCAGAAGGTCACGACCGCGTCGTGGCACAGCAAGCCGTCGGCGTTCGTCATTGCCGATCGCGATCATATGATCGATCCGCATCTGCAGGCCGCGATGGCGAAGGACATCGGCGCGACCGTGACGCACGTCGATTCGAGCCACGTCGCGATGGTGAGTCATCCGGCGGTGGTCGCTGCCGCGATCATTGCGGAAGCGAAGAAGGCGCATTGA
- a CDS encoding AraC family transcriptional regulator, protein MSDALVEAIARYTNAQPGPNPFITAIDGLVLLRSPREQRPVHRIYRPALCIVAQGKKWTTFGDRRFEYGPGQALVVSVETPAFGRVVEASPDKPYLGVIIEFDLAIMREVMEGLDHPPKAGGESGSGIFVTHFDGPFADCALRLVRLLDTPDAIAAIQPLIMREIAYWLLTGPHGGEIARLALANSHAQRVMSAIHVLRERFTESIRIEELASIAQMSPSAFHRQFKTLTSMTPLQYQKQIRLIEARRMMLADVANVETAAFRVGYESPSQFSREYSRMFGVPPRRDITVRRAAA, encoded by the coding sequence ATGTCAGACGCGCTAGTCGAGGCCATCGCCCGCTACACCAACGCGCAGCCCGGACCCAACCCGTTCATCACGGCAATCGACGGCCTCGTGCTGCTGCGCTCGCCGCGCGAGCAGCGCCCCGTTCACCGGATCTACCGGCCCGCGCTGTGCATCGTCGCGCAGGGCAAAAAGTGGACGACGTTCGGCGACAGACGCTTCGAATACGGCCCCGGCCAGGCGCTCGTCGTGAGCGTCGAAACGCCGGCGTTCGGCCGGGTCGTCGAGGCGAGTCCCGACAAACCGTATCTTGGCGTCATCATCGAATTCGATCTCGCGATCATGCGCGAGGTGATGGAAGGACTGGACCATCCACCGAAAGCGGGAGGTGAAAGCGGCTCGGGAATTTTCGTCACGCACTTCGACGGCCCGTTCGCCGATTGCGCGCTGCGTCTGGTCCGTCTGCTCGACACACCCGACGCGATTGCCGCGATCCAGCCGCTGATCATGCGCGAAATCGCGTACTGGCTGCTCACGGGTCCGCACGGCGGAGAGATCGCGCGGCTCGCACTCGCGAACAGCCACGCGCAGCGCGTGATGAGCGCTATCCACGTGTTGCGCGAGCGCTTCACGGAATCGATCCGGATCGAAGAACTCGCGTCGATCGCGCAGATGAGTCCGTCCGCGTTTCATCGACAGTTCAAGACGCTGACATCGATGACGCCGCTGCAATATCAGAAGCAGATCCGGCTGATCGAAGCGCGCCGGATGATGCTCGCCGACGTCGCGAACGTCGAGACCGCGGCGTTTCGCGTCGGCTATGAAAGTCCGTCGCAGTTCAGCCGCGAGTATTCGCGGATGTTCGGCGTGCCGCCGCGACGCGACATCACCGTGCGCAGGGCGGCGGCATGA
- a CDS encoding SDR family NAD(P)-dependent oxidoreductase: MPTQNTQDSRAQIAIVTGGSRGIGRNTVLSLARRGVDSIFTYRSNRAEADQVVAAVAEAGARAVALPLDTGDSASFDKFIGEVREALTTLGAQRFDYLVNNAGTSLHHAFAETTEDELDTLYRIHFKGVFFLTQKLLPLIADGGRIVNISSGLTRFSMAGVTGYASMKGAVEVLTRVLATELGPRGIGVNTVAPGAIATDFSGGVVRDNPEVNQRVASMTALGRVGVPDDVGPMIASLLSDDNRWINAQRIEVSGGMVA, from the coding sequence ATGCCGACTCAAAACACACAGGATTCACGGGCCCAAATCGCGATCGTTACCGGCGGTAGCCGGGGGATCGGCCGCAATACGGTGCTGAGCCTCGCCCGTCGCGGCGTCGATTCGATTTTTACGTATCGCTCGAATCGGGCAGAAGCGGACCAGGTCGTCGCAGCGGTTGCCGAGGCTGGTGCACGCGCGGTGGCGCTGCCGCTCGATACCGGCGATTCCGCGTCGTTCGATAAATTTATTGGCGAGGTCCGCGAGGCGCTGACGACGCTCGGCGCGCAGCGCTTCGACTACCTGGTGAACAACGCGGGCACGTCGTTGCACCACGCATTCGCCGAGACGACCGAAGACGAACTCGATACGCTCTACCGGATTCATTTCAAGGGCGTGTTCTTTCTGACGCAGAAGCTGCTGCCGCTGATCGCGGATGGAGGGCGGATCGTCAATATCTCGTCGGGGCTGACGCGGTTTTCGATGGCCGGCGTGACGGGCTATGCGTCGATGAAGGGCGCGGTCGAAGTATTGACCCGCGTGCTTGCGACCGAACTCGGCCCCCGCGGTATCGGTGTCAACACGGTGGCGCCCGGCGCAATCGCGACCGATTTCAGCGGCGGCGTGGTGCGCGATAACCCCGAGGTCAATCAACGCGTCGCGAGCATGACGGCGCTGGGTCGCGTGGGTGTGCCGGACGACGTCGGTCCGATGATCGCTTCGCTGCTGTCGGACGATAACCGCTGGATCAACGCGCAGCGGATCGAGGTGTCGGGAGGGATGGTGGCGTAG
- a CDS encoding LysR family transcriptional regulator: MNLHHLEHFLALVETGSFSRASEALHLTQPALSRSIQMLEQELGTRLIDRIGKRNELTPFGVVVAERARKIVSDAVDLKHTAQLLMQGEGGTVRLGLGSAPNAMFAGPLLSYMLSRYPRVGVHLLTGSPEAHVAALREREFDALLMHSRSIAPQEDLRIQLLGRVQSGFMCRSGHPLAKRSRVEFAEIAGYPVLATKLSDDVTRALIERFGAAAHPARFLRASSDSVAALIEAVLATDAIMLGTLATARVWLSSGEISVVRLDLPPEATAQYAFVTLDGRTESPVLETVRQFCVELALGEAKQKVSGRSTKRGR, translated from the coding sequence ATGAACCTGCATCACCTCGAGCATTTCCTCGCACTCGTTGAAACAGGCTCTTTCAGCAGGGCGTCGGAAGCACTCCATCTCACGCAACCTGCGCTAAGTCGCAGCATCCAGATGCTCGAACAGGAGCTCGGCACGCGGTTGATCGATCGCATCGGCAAACGAAACGAACTCACGCCGTTCGGCGTCGTGGTCGCGGAGCGCGCACGAAAGATCGTGTCCGATGCGGTGGATCTGAAGCACACCGCGCAGTTACTGATGCAGGGAGAAGGAGGGACGGTCCGGCTTGGGTTGGGGTCCGCGCCGAATGCGATGTTTGCCGGGCCGTTGCTGTCGTATATGTTGAGCAGGTACCCGCGCGTTGGCGTTCATCTGCTGACCGGCAGTCCCGAAGCGCATGTGGCGGCTTTACGGGAACGTGAGTTCGACGCGCTGCTGATGCATTCGCGCTCCATCGCGCCGCAGGAAGATCTGCGCATCCAGTTGCTCGGCCGGGTGCAGTCCGGCTTCATGTGCCGAAGCGGTCATCCGCTGGCAAAGCGCAGTCGTGTGGAGTTCGCCGAGATTGCCGGGTACCCGGTCCTTGCGACCAAGTTGAGCGACGACGTGACGCGCGCGCTGATCGAACGTTTCGGGGCCGCCGCTCATCCTGCCCGCTTTCTGCGCGCATCGTCGGATTCCGTCGCGGCATTGATCGAGGCAGTCCTCGCGACGGATGCGATCATGCTCGGCACGCTCGCCACCGCGCGCGTGTGGCTCAGCAGCGGGGAGATCTCGGTCGTGCGGCTCGATCTGCCGCCCGAAGCCACGGCGCAATACGCGTTCGTCACGCTCGACGGCCGCACCGAGTCCCCCGTGCTCGAAACGGTGCGACAGTTCTGCGTCGAGCTCGCGCTCGGCGAGGCGAAGCAGAAGGTCAGCGGTCGGAGCACGAAACGCGGCCGCTGA
- a CDS encoding carboxylesterase/lipase family protein has protein sequence MKADKWRMPGLARFATVLAAACAVALAGCGGGVQQDANGTASLKVQTTEGPVTGSQSGDVVAWLGMPYAQPPVGALRWRPPQAPASRTGTLTATAYGNACPQPTAQNDIPASSMSEDCLFINVQEPASARATGKLPVLVYIHGGAFTIGSGAQVDGSAIATTDNLVFVSFNYRLGALGYLANTALQASAGDSSLGNFAVMDQQAALQWVQKNIAAFGGDPANVTVWGLSAGATSTFTLLQSPLSKGLFSKAVMQSGGGGAYSNLLPSTATAQGDTLIAAVGCSSATDVVACLRGKSPDDLVAAQTAGKWRPTVDGKVVTQVPADSFAAGTFNHVPVMIGGVYDEGTLFVDPTMPASVYTQAIASLAPPGYDTSGIEAAYPLANYAVPAQGLARAMGDALYGCGNSARRDQLAAWVPVYGWEFTDPTLSFPTDPKTFYLGTSHGTDTAYWLGPSDVAGSDPAPAMQALGVQMKKYLGNFVRLGDPNGTGTDSTLPRWPRYAGPSDRETIELTTPSITVSNTAFETVHKCSTLWGPGVFPPIY, from the coding sequence ATGAAAGCAGACAAATGGAGGATGCCTGGCCTCGCGCGGTTCGCCACGGTGCTTGCCGCTGCGTGTGCCGTTGCGCTCGCGGGATGTGGTGGAGGGGTTCAGCAAGACGCGAATGGGACGGCGAGTCTCAAGGTTCAGACGACGGAAGGCCCCGTTACCGGTTCGCAGAGCGGCGATGTCGTCGCCTGGCTCGGGATGCCATACGCGCAGCCGCCTGTCGGCGCATTGCGCTGGCGGCCGCCGCAGGCGCCGGCGTCCCGCACCGGCACGCTGACGGCCACGGCCTACGGCAACGCGTGCCCGCAGCCGACTGCGCAAAACGACATCCCGGCGAGCAGCATGTCGGAGGACTGTCTCTTCATCAACGTGCAGGAACCGGCGTCCGCGCGGGCCACCGGTAAGTTGCCGGTGCTCGTCTATATCCATGGCGGAGCGTTCACGATCGGCTCGGGCGCGCAGGTCGATGGCAGCGCGATTGCGACGACGGACAACCTGGTGTTCGTCAGTTTCAACTATCGGCTCGGTGCGCTCGGCTATCTGGCGAATACAGCGTTACAGGCATCCGCGGGCGACAGCAGCCTGGGAAATTTCGCCGTGATGGACCAGCAGGCCGCGCTGCAGTGGGTGCAGAAGAACATCGCTGCATTCGGTGGCGACCCGGCTAACGTCACGGTATGGGGCCTGTCGGCCGGCGCCACGTCGACGTTCACGCTGCTGCAGTCGCCGCTATCGAAGGGATTGTTCAGCAAGGCGGTCATGCAAAGCGGCGGCGGCGGTGCGTATTCGAATCTCTTGCCTTCCACCGCGACCGCACAAGGCGATACGTTGATCGCGGCCGTCGGATGCAGTAGCGCGACGGATGTCGTCGCGTGTCTGCGCGGCAAGTCACCCGACGATCTCGTGGCGGCGCAGACAGCCGGCAAGTGGCGTCCGACCGTCGACGGGAAGGTCGTCACGCAGGTGCCGGCCGATTCGTTCGCCGCCGGTACGTTCAACCATGTGCCGGTGATGATCGGCGGCGTGTACGACGAGGGCACGTTGTTCGTCGATCCCACGATGCCGGCATCGGTCTATACCCAGGCAATCGCGTCACTTGCGCCGCCCGGCTATGACACCTCCGGTATCGAGGCAGCCTATCCGCTGGCGAACTATGCGGTACCCGCGCAAGGTCTGGCCCGCGCAATGGGCGATGCGTTGTATGGCTGTGGCAACAGCGCCCGTCGCGACCAGCTCGCCGCATGGGTACCGGTGTATGGATGGGAATTCACCGATCCGACGCTGTCGTTCCCGACCGACCCGAAGACGTTCTATCTGGGTACATCGCATGGCACCGATACCGCTTACTGGCTCGGCCCGTCCGATGTCGCGGGCAGCGACCCGGCGCCCGCGATGCAGGCGCTCGGTGTCCAGATGAAGAAATATCTCGGCAACTTTGTTCGCCTTGGCGATCCGAACGGCACCGGCACGGATTCGACACTGCCGCGCTGGCCGCGCTATGCCGGTCCCAGCGATCGCGAGACGATCGAGTTGACGACTCCGTCGATCACCGTCTCGAACACCGCATTCGAAACGGTGCACAAGTGCAGCACGCTGTGGGGCCCCGGCGTTTTCCCTCCGATCTACTGA
- a CDS encoding dipeptidase — MIERVVNYLQAEHDSILERLKTLLRIPSVSADPAFGPHMDEARRYLATRLKEIGLHNVCELDGGGEPAIYGEWLGAPGKPTILIYGHYDVQPADPLELWNSPPFEPTERDGRLFARGASDVKGSTTIALEVVAGFLAVTGQCPVNIKVFLEGEEETGSPSLRSIIERYRDLLGVDAVLSADGGRASAAVPTINTGARGSGQLEFSVRTASKDLHSGRYGGLVRNALHEMARLVASLHDESGALAVEGFYAGVAPLTSAQRADTAAFPFDADAYVADVAATHHGEPGFTVREQMTIRPSLDVNGMWGGYTGTGGKTIIPNIASAKLTVRVVEGQNPVDVLDAVVQHLRRHCPHGVSLEILATHGGAPASTLSPDHPLVRAAETVLLNETGRRAAHVRLGASVPITSIFKEMLGVDTLMFGYNLPDEDVHAPNEFFHLRSIGEGLRGWTFLLDELARYPVQDFAATQGASQA; from the coding sequence ATGATCGAACGTGTAGTGAATTATCTTCAGGCGGAGCACGACTCCATCCTGGAGCGGCTCAAGACCTTGCTCCGTATTCCCAGTGTCAGCGCGGACCCGGCGTTCGGGCCGCATATGGACGAAGCGAGACGATACCTGGCGACGCGGTTGAAAGAGATCGGTCTGCACAATGTCTGCGAGCTGGACGGAGGCGGTGAGCCGGCGATCTACGGCGAATGGCTGGGTGCGCCGGGCAAGCCGACGATCCTGATTTACGGGCACTACGACGTGCAGCCTGCCGATCCGCTCGAACTGTGGAACAGTCCGCCGTTTGAGCCGACGGAGCGGGACGGGCGCCTCTTTGCGCGGGGCGCGTCGGACGTCAAAGGCTCGACGACGATCGCGCTGGAGGTGGTTGCGGGTTTTCTCGCGGTGACGGGGCAGTGCCCGGTGAACATCAAGGTGTTTCTGGAGGGCGAAGAGGAGACGGGCAGTCCATCGCTCAGGAGCATCATCGAGCGGTATCGCGATCTGCTCGGTGTCGACGCGGTGTTGTCGGCCGACGGCGGTCGCGCGAGCGCGGCGGTGCCGACGATCAACACCGGTGCGCGCGGTAGCGGTCAACTGGAATTCAGCGTGCGCACCGCGAGCAAGGATCTGCATTCGGGGCGCTACGGTGGTCTTGTCCGTAACGCGCTGCATGAGATGGCGCGGCTGGTCGCATCGTTGCATGACGAAAGCGGCGCGCTGGCTGTGGAGGGTTTCTATGCCGGCGTCGCTCCGCTTACGTCCGCGCAGAGAGCCGACACCGCCGCTTTTCCATTCGATGCCGACGCCTATGTTGCCGACGTCGCGGCTACGCATCACGGCGAGCCGGGCTTCACGGTCAGGGAGCAGATGACGATACGTCCGTCGCTCGACGTCAACGGGATGTGGGGCGGCTATACCGGCACCGGTGGCAAGACGATCATCCCGAATATCGCGAGTGCGAAACTCACCGTGCGGGTGGTGGAAGGGCAGAACCCGGTCGACGTGCTCGACGCGGTCGTGCAGCACCTGCGGCGCCATTGCCCGCACGGCGTATCGCTCGAGATTCTGGCGACGCACGGCGGAGCGCCCGCGTCCACGTTGTCGCCGGATCATCCGCTCGTCCGCGCGGCGGAAACCGTGCTGCTCAACGAAACGGGCCGCCGAGCCGCGCACGTCCGGCTCGGCGCGAGCGTGCCGATTACCTCGATCTTCAAGGAGATGCTGGGCGTCGACACGCTGATGTTCGGCTACAACCTGCCCGACGAGGATGTGCACGCGCCGAATGAATTTTTCCACCTTCGATCGATCGGCGAAGGGCTGCGCGGGTGGACGTTCCTGCTCGACGAACTCGCGCGCTATCCCGTTCAGGACTTTGCCGCGACGCAGGGAGCGTCGCAGGCGTGA
- a CDS encoding MFS transporter yields MGDYLSIATPETARPSRSKLLIATTIGNALEFFDFTVFGFFAIIIGHQFFSPLSADGQLMSSVATFGVGFVMRPVGGVLIGIYADRAGRRAAMTLTLSLMTLGVCLAGLAPTYADIGIAAPIIMVVARLIQGFSAGGEVGPATTVLLEHAPPGARAWYTSWQLASQGLGIAAGAASAALLAWLLPHDALYAWGWRLPFLAGAVILPIGIAIRRQLTGLEVTPPRGTVDESGRRSPMVAMLGGHARNVVVGILLIMGGTVTAYMILFFIPTYAIRELKLDESASYACAVASGLVMAFLSPIAGKMADAFGRMVPIVAARVVLVLLLYPADAWLTSNPSVARLFIVVVGLSIFFTIQGAPSITLIPEMFPKALRATATGTVYSVGVALFGGMTQLVAVWLIHATGNRLSPAIAVTGCIVLSTLALVFVKRVAMEPSSEVAATR; encoded by the coding sequence ATGGGAGACTACTTGAGCATCGCTACACCCGAAACTGCCCGTCCGTCGCGGTCGAAGCTTTTGATCGCGACGACCATTGGCAATGCATTGGAGTTTTTCGACTTCACCGTATTCGGCTTCTTCGCGATCATCATCGGCCATCAGTTTTTCTCGCCGCTCAGTGCTGACGGGCAACTGATGTCGTCGGTCGCTACGTTCGGCGTTGGCTTCGTGATGCGCCCGGTGGGCGGCGTGCTGATCGGGATATACGCCGATCGTGCCGGCCGGCGCGCGGCGATGACATTGACGCTGTCGTTGATGACACTCGGCGTCTGTCTCGCGGGCCTCGCGCCGACCTACGCCGACATCGGGATCGCTGCACCGATCATCATGGTCGTCGCGCGGCTCATTCAAGGATTTTCCGCAGGCGGCGAAGTCGGCCCGGCGACGACCGTGCTGCTCGAACATGCACCTCCCGGTGCGCGGGCCTGGTACACGAGCTGGCAACTGGCCAGTCAGGGGCTCGGTATCGCAGCGGGCGCGGCATCGGCGGCACTGCTCGCGTGGCTTCTTCCACACGACGCGCTCTATGCATGGGGCTGGCGGCTGCCGTTCCTCGCCGGCGCGGTGATTCTTCCGATCGGCATCGCGATTCGCCGTCAGTTGACCGGGCTGGAAGTCACGCCACCGCGAGGAACAGTCGACGAATCGGGCCGCCGCTCGCCCATGGTCGCCATGTTGGGCGGTCACGCACGCAACGTCGTCGTCGGTATCCTCCTCATCATGGGCGGTACTGTCACCGCGTACATGATCCTGTTCTTTATTCCGACCTATGCGATTCGCGAACTGAAGCTCGATGAATCCGCTTCGTACGCGTGCGCGGTGGCGTCCGGTCTGGTGATGGCTTTCCTGTCGCCCATCGCCGGAAAGATGGCCGATGCATTCGGCCGGATGGTTCCGATCGTTGCTGCACGGGTCGTCCTCGTCCTTCTGCTTTATCCCGCCGACGCATGGTTGACGAGCAATCCCAGTGTGGCCCGTCTGTTCATCGTTGTCGTCGGTCTGTCGATCTTCTTCACGATACAGGGCGCACCGTCGATCACGCTGATTCCCGAAATGTTCCCGAAGGCGCTGCGTGCCACTGCGACGGGCACCGTGTATAGCGTCGGCGTCGCACTGTTCGGCGGGATGACGCAACTGGTTGCCGTGTGGCTGATTCATGCGACAGGGAACAGACTGTCGCCCGCTATTGCGGTGACCGGTTGCATCGTGCTTTCGACGCTCGCGCTGGTCTTTGTCAAACGCGTGGCGATGGAGCCGTCGAGCGAAGTGGCTGCCACGCGCTAG
- a CDS encoding porin: MDKRIAGIVGMAASMLISSVSHAQSSVTLYGVVDEGINYQSNANGHALYNLSSGVLQGSRWGFKGTEDLGGGLRALFVLENGFDINAGTLSQGGRMFGRQAYVGLSSSQYGTLMLGRQYDSVVTSIGLFAVGDQWGGYITAHPGDLDNFNNTVRTNNAVKYVSNTYGGFSFSGMYALGGQAGDFTGNQVWSLGANYVNGPLNLAAAYLNARTPNVGFFGNSAAAAVTPASTSLASPVTTGFISARDYSVAAAAGSYVFGSATLGFTYSNTRFSNLGDLSAGANPHGYSGTAVFNNAEVNAQYQLTSAFLIGAAYDYTHGGSVAAKGGEKPAASYHQVSVGADYFLSKRTDVYCVGVYQKASGVDSRDVTAVASLNNLTPSSNNHAATVRLGIRHKF, translated from the coding sequence ATGGACAAAAGGATTGCGGGGATAGTGGGTATGGCGGCATCGATGTTGATCTCGTCGGTGAGTCACGCACAAAGCTCGGTGACGCTCTACGGCGTCGTCGACGAGGGCATCAATTATCAATCCAATGCCAATGGACACGCGCTCTATAACCTGTCGAGCGGCGTCCTTCAGGGCAGCCGATGGGGTTTCAAGGGAACGGAAGATCTCGGTGGAGGCTTGCGTGCGCTGTTCGTGCTGGAGAACGGTTTCGACATCAATGCCGGAACACTCTCGCAAGGAGGGCGGATGTTCGGGCGGCAAGCGTACGTCGGTCTTTCATCCAGCCAGTACGGGACGTTGATGCTCGGACGACAGTACGATTCCGTTGTGACCTCGATCGGGCTGTTCGCAGTCGGGGACCAGTGGGGCGGTTATATCACCGCTCATCCGGGCGATCTCGACAACTTCAACAACACGGTCCGCACCAACAACGCGGTCAAGTACGTGAGCAATACGTACGGCGGTTTCTCTTTCAGCGGGATGTATGCGCTTGGCGGTCAGGCGGGAGACTTCACCGGTAACCAGGTGTGGTCGCTCGGCGCGAACTATGTCAACGGCCCACTCAATCTTGCGGCCGCGTACCTGAACGCACGGACGCCGAACGTCGGATTTTTCGGCAATAGCGCGGCCGCCGCGGTCACGCCGGCATCCACATCGCTTGCGTCACCGGTTACCACCGGCTTTATTTCTGCCCGCGACTATAGCGTTGCCGCCGCAGCGGGCTCCTATGTGTTCGGCTCGGCGACGCTGGGCTTTACCTACTCGAATACGCGCTTCAGCAACCTGGGCGATCTGTCGGCGGGCGCGAACCCGCATGGCTATTCGGGCACGGCGGTCTTCAACAACGCCGAAGTGAACGCGCAGTATCAGCTTACGTCCGCGTTCCTGATCGGTGCGGCCTACGACTATACGCATGGCGGCAGCGTTGCCGCCAAGGGAGGCGAAAAGCCTGCTGCCAGTTATCACCAGGTGTCGGTAGGTGCAGATTACTTTCTGTCGAAACGCACCGATGTGTATTGTGTCGGCGTCTATCAGAAGGCGTCCGGTGTCGATTCGCGCGACGTTACCGCTGTGGCTTCGTTGAACAACCTGACGCCTTCGAGCAACAACCACGCCGCCACGGTCAGGTTGGGCATCAGGCACAAGTTCTGA
- a CDS encoding GNAT family N-acetyltransferase: MSSAPLTKPAVAIRDALDTDVDAIRAIYAHHVLHSLATFEEVPPSIDEMRRRRQAIVEQGLPYLVASIDGQVAGYCYASPYRPRSAYRYSIEDSVYLDPQWHGQGIGRALLVALIERCGQGPWRQMIAVVADSGSAASLTLHERLGFRRVGTLKSVGLKFGRWVDTELMQLQLGAGAEGLPADGG, encoded by the coding sequence ATGTCTTCAGCCCCGCTCACGAAACCTGCCGTCGCGATCCGCGATGCGCTCGATACCGACGTCGACGCGATCCGCGCGATCTACGCGCACCACGTGCTGCACAGCCTCGCGACGTTCGAGGAAGTGCCGCCTTCAATCGATGAAATGCGCCGCCGCAGGCAGGCGATCGTCGAACAGGGTCTGCCGTATCTGGTCGCATCGATCGACGGACAGGTCGCCGGATACTGCTACGCAAGCCCGTACCGGCCGCGCAGCGCATACCGTTATTCGATCGAGGATTCGGTGTATCTCGATCCGCAATGGCATGGACAGGGGATCGGCCGGGCCCTGCTCGTCGCGTTGATCGAGCGTTGCGGGCAAGGTCCGTGGCGGCAGATGATCGCGGTCGTCGCTGACAGCGGGAGTGCCGCGTCGCTGACGCTGCATGAGCGGCTGGGGTTTCGTCGCGTGGGGACGTTGAAGTCGGTGGGGTTGAAGTTTGGGCGGTGGGTGGACACTGAGCTGATGCAGTTGCAGCTGGGTGCGGGTGCTGAGGGGTTGCCGGCGGATGGTGGCTGA
- a CDS encoding LysR family transcriptional regulator: METLNLDQLRAFVDVVELGSFSAAADRRRLSQPAVSLQVRQLEKRLGVKLIERVGRRAMPTPAGTDLLQHAGHIDAAVSAALQDLGRHTSGGAGRVRLGTGATACMHLLPPVLVRLRRAFPDLDIAVRTGDTPDIAKAVEENRLDVGFVTLPVSGRMLDVTPVLDDELVAIERTAPTRGAHIDPLPARVTADALARRTLLLYESGGRTRSLVDAWFERAGHRLVPSMSLGSVEAIKELVAAGLGCAVLPRMAMKPAESTRTLVVRSLSPVLSRTLAIIVRRDKPLSWALRETIAALSQCAATGGAAKRTSTRR; the protein is encoded by the coding sequence ATGGAAACGCTCAATCTCGACCAGCTGCGCGCATTCGTCGACGTCGTCGAGCTCGGCAGTTTTTCAGCCGCCGCCGACCGTCGACGCTTGAGTCAACCCGCAGTGAGCCTGCAGGTGCGCCAGTTGGAGAAGCGGCTCGGCGTGAAATTGATCGAACGGGTCGGGCGTCGCGCGATGCCGACGCCGGCAGGCACCGACCTGCTGCAGCACGCGGGCCATATCGACGCTGCCGTGAGCGCCGCGCTTCAGGATCTCGGCCGGCATACGAGCGGCGGTGCTGGCCGCGTGCGTCTCGGCACGGGAGCGACCGCGTGCATGCATCTGCTGCCACCGGTGCTCGTGCGTCTACGTCGTGCGTTTCCCGATCTCGACATCGCGGTGCGGACCGGCGATACGCCGGACATCGCGAAGGCCGTCGAGGAGAACCGCCTCGACGTCGGGTTTGTCACGTTGCCGGTGTCCGGTCGGATGCTCGACGTGACGCCGGTACTCGACGATGAACTCGTCGCGATCGAACGCACGGCACCCACGCGCGGCGCGCACATCGATCCGCTGCCCGCGCGCGTCACCGCCGACGCACTCGCACGCCGCACGCTGCTGCTGTACGAATCGGGCGGTCGCACGCGTTCGCTCGTCGATGCGTGGTTCGAGCGTGCAGGGCATCGTCTGGTGCCGTCGATGTCGCTCGGCAGCGTCGAGGCGATCAAGGAACTGGTCGCCGCCGGCCTCGGCTGCGCGGTGCTGCCGCGCATGGCGATGAAGCCTGCAGAGTCCACTCGTACGCTCGTCGTGCGTTCGCTGTCGCCGGTACTGAGCCGCACACTCGCGATCATCGTGCGACGCGACAAGCCGCTCAGCTGGGCGCTGCGTGAGACGATCGCTGCACTGTCGCAGTGCGCCGCGACCGGTGGCGCAGCGAAACGGACATCGACGCGCCGCTGA